From Patescibacteria group bacterium, a single genomic window includes:
- the ftsH gene encoding ATP-dependent zinc metalloprotease FtsH produces MSSKKNGSSSGRKQKIVKLNVKNSWKNVLLYGFLILFSLLIFSAFSTPVNDGQRVPLSEVIQDVKRNKVDEIIVEGDKLIVTKENGEKVQTFKEPSADVYSLFENAGASLANRNIQVTIKDEAGMNNWINLIGAVLPVLLMIAFFYFLFRQARGTQESIFSFGQSRAKLYSKDNPKVTFANVAGVDEAKQELSEIVDFLKNPQKYKAMGARTPKGVLMVGPSGTGKTLLARATAGEAGVAFFSMAGSEFMEMLVGVGASRVRDLFNTAKKAQPAIIFIDEIDAIGRQRGMGIMGGHDEREQTLNQILVEMDGFTPNENIVVIAATNRPDVLDPALIRPGRFDRRVLLDLPDIEGRKAILAIHAKGKPFTKDVDWEKVAKRTVGFSGADLENMLNEAAILAARLNKKAIDMSDLEEAATKVKLGPEKRRLQSDEDKRMTAYHEAGHALVSWHMPHMDPVHRISIVSRGMSLGHTMMEPMERVHETKSRLVEQIAVMLGGRAAEDLVFGEVTTGSANDIEKATKVARAMVIQWGMSDLGPLNLESDPKTLYEQSEISEEMAAKIDEQVKKIIDTSYQNAVSVLKQLREKLDILADALIKKETLDADDFVKLIGPKVVPAPIKAKGMA; encoded by the coding sequence ATGAGCAGCAAAAAAAATGGATCTTCTTCAGGAAGAAAACAAAAAATAGTAAAACTGAACGTAAAGAATTCCTGGAAGAATGTTCTTCTCTACGGATTTCTTATTCTTTTCTCACTATTGATTTTTAGTGCATTTAGCACGCCTGTAAATGACGGGCAAAGAGTTCCTCTTTCGGAGGTAATTCAAGATGTTAAACGCAACAAGGTCGATGAAATTATAGTAGAGGGAGACAAATTGATTGTTACCAAAGAAAATGGTGAGAAGGTGCAAACATTTAAAGAACCATCCGCAGATGTTTATTCACTTTTTGAAAACGCAGGAGCATCACTCGCTAATCGTAACATTCAAGTAACTATTAAAGACGAGGCTGGAATGAACAACTGGATCAACCTTATTGGAGCTGTGTTGCCTGTGCTTTTGATGATTGCTTTTTTCTATTTTCTCTTCCGACAAGCACGCGGAACGCAAGAGAGTATTTTCTCCTTTGGCCAATCTCGGGCAAAGCTTTACAGCAAAGATAATCCTAAAGTCACATTCGCCAATGTTGCAGGAGTTGATGAAGCAAAACAAGAGCTTTCGGAGATTGTAGATTTTCTCAAAAATCCTCAGAAGTACAAAGCTATGGGAGCTAGAACACCTAAGGGTGTGCTTATGGTAGGGCCAAGTGGCACAGGGAAGACACTGCTAGCAAGAGCTACCGCAGGAGAGGCAGGAGTCGCCTTTTTCTCCATGGCAGGATCAGAGTTTATGGAGATGCTGGTTGGTGTAGGAGCATCAAGAGTAAGAGATCTGTTTAATACAGCCAAAAAAGCTCAGCCAGCAATTATCTTTATAGATGAAATTGATGCTATTGGCCGTCAGCGCGGAATGGGAATCATGGGAGGACACGATGAACGCGAGCAAACACTCAATCAAATCCTTGTTGAGATGGATGGGTTTACTCCTAATGAAAATATTGTTGTTATTGCTGCAACCAATAGGCCAGATGTTTTAGATCCAGCTCTTATTCGCCCTGGTAGATTTGATAGACGAGTACTACTTGATCTTCCTGATATTGAGGGTAGAAAAGCAATTCTTGCTATCCATGCAAAAGGCAAGCCGTTCACCAAAGATGTAGATTGGGAAAAAGTAGCCAAACGTACTGTTGGGTTTTCGGGAGCTGATCTTGAGAATATGCTTAATGAGGCAGCAATTCTAGCTGCAAGACTAAACAAAAAAGCCATAGATATGTCTGATCTTGAAGAGGCAGCTACAAAAGTCAAGCTTGGACCTGAAAAACGTCGTCTTCAGTCCGATGAGGACAAACGCATGACAGCTTATCATGAGGCAGGACATGCATTGGTATCTTGGCATATGCCGCATATGGATCCAGTTCATCGCATATCCATTGTTTCACGCGGAATGAGTCTTGGGCACACAATGATGGAACCAATGGAAAGAGTTCATGAGACCAAGAGCCGTCTTGTTGAACAAATAGCAGTAATGTTAGGGGGTAGAGCGGCAGAGGATTTGGTCTTTGGTGAAGTAACTACCGGTTCAGCAAATGATATTGAGAAAGCAACTAAAGTCGCTCGAGCAATGGTAATACAGTGGGGAATGAGCGATCTTGGACCACTAAATCTTGAATCAGATCCAAAAACTCTTTATGAGCAATCAGAGATATCAGAGGAAATGGCAGCTAAGATTGATGAGCAAGTAAAAAAGATTATTGATACAAGTTATCAGAATGCCGTTAGTGTACTCAAACAGCTACGAGAGAAGCTTGATATTTTAGCTGATGCATTGATTAAAAAGGAGACTTTGGATGCAGATGATTTTGTCAAACTAATAGGACCAAAAGTTGTACCTGCTCCCATAAAGGCAAAGGGTATGGCATAA
- a CDS encoding Fis family transcriptional regulator: MLAKVFSAAVVGLDAVPVEVEVDIASYGLPSFTIVGLPDKAVEEAKERVRSAIKNSGAEFPAKRITVNLAPADLPKIGPSYDLPIALGILLASGQLQTKIDNAIIAGELSLDGTVRPITGALPQALLAQQKGFTKFYLPKDNADEASIVSQLTIYPIHSLRDLFLHLTNQLPLSPQPYTSFDNYQDEASYEFDMQDIKGQQLAKRALEIAAAGGHNILMKGPPGAGKTLLARTLPSILPHLSFQEALEVTKIYSISGLLKKKLITTRPFRSPHHTTSLVGLIGGSSNPQPGEITLAHRGVLFLDELPEFPRQVLETLRQPLEDGIVHIARANNKISYPAKFIFVAACNPCPCGYFGDTTKNCTCSPLSIQRYQRKLSGPLIDRIDIHIDVPPVKVSELTHTDSHQAESSATIRERVHNARKRQSERYSKTTFLTNSDLSSKAVKEFCPLTPEALRLLQKAVETLKLSGRAYYRTIKLARTIADLAESDEIALEHIAEALQYRPKIDSLNY; this comes from the coding sequence ATGCTTGCTAAAGTCTTCTCAGCTGCAGTTGTCGGTCTTGATGCAGTACCTGTTGAGGTAGAAGTAGATATTGCATCTTACGGACTTCCCTCTTTCACAATAGTCGGTTTACCGGATAAAGCAGTTGAGGAAGCAAAAGAGCGTGTACGCTCAGCCATTAAAAACTCAGGGGCTGAATTCCCTGCAAAAAGAATCACTGTTAATCTTGCACCTGCTGATCTTCCCAAAATTGGACCCTCGTACGACCTGCCTATTGCTCTTGGAATTCTTCTTGCTTCAGGACAACTGCAAACTAAAATAGACAATGCTATTATTGCCGGAGAATTATCACTTGATGGAACAGTCAGGCCCATAACAGGCGCTCTTCCTCAGGCACTACTTGCTCAACAAAAGGGGTTCACTAAATTTTATCTTCCCAAAGATAATGCGGATGAAGCCAGTATCGTATCTCAATTAACTATTTATCCTATCCATTCGCTTCGGGATCTTTTTCTTCATCTTACCAACCAACTACCCCTTTCCCCTCAGCCATATACTTCTTTTGACAATTATCAAGATGAAGCCTCTTATGAGTTTGATATGCAAGATATCAAGGGCCAACAATTAGCAAAAAGGGCTCTTGAGATCGCAGCAGCAGGCGGCCACAACATCTTAATGAAAGGACCCCCAGGAGCAGGAAAAACACTCCTTGCCAGAACACTGCCATCTATACTTCCTCATCTCTCCTTTCAAGAAGCTCTAGAAGTAACAAAAATCTACAGTATTAGCGGACTATTGAAGAAAAAACTGATTACTACACGTCCCTTTCGCTCACCTCATCACACTACATCACTTGTTGGACTTATAGGTGGCAGCAGCAATCCTCAACCGGGGGAGATAACTCTTGCTCACCGAGGTGTGCTTTTCTTGGATGAGTTGCCTGAGTTTCCTCGACAAGTGCTTGAGACATTGCGCCAACCTTTAGAGGACGGTATCGTGCATATTGCTCGTGCCAACAACAAAATTTCTTATCCAGCAAAGTTTATCTTTGTTGCAGCATGTAATCCCTGCCCATGTGGATACTTTGGAGATACTACCAAAAACTGTACTTGTTCGCCTCTTTCTATTCAACGCTACCAAAGAAAGCTCTCAGGACCTCTTATTGATCGTATTGATATCCATATTGACGTACCTCCAGTCAAAGTTTCTGAGTTGACTCATACTGATTCTCATCAAGCAGAATCTTCAGCTACTATTCGCGAGAGAGTGCACAATGCTAGAAAAAGGCAATCTGAGCGATATAGTAAAACAACATTTCTGACAAACTCTGATCTTAGCTCAAAAGCAGTCAAAGAGTTTTGTCCTCTTACTCCTGAGGCTCTCAGGCTTTTACAAAAGGCAGTGGAAACGCTAAAACTCTCAGGAAGAGCTTATTACCGCACAATTAAGTTAGCGCGAACAATTGCTGATCTTGCAGAGAGTGATGAGATAGCTTTAGAACATATTGCAGAAGCCCTTCAGTATCGCCCGAAAATTGATTCTCTTAATTATTAA
- a CDS encoding calcium-transporting P-type ATPase, PMR1-type: protein MEQLGLTTYQVHKIQQIVGFNEIRTEQQFSPIRLFLSQFPSVINGILAIAALFSFIIGDTLDSIFILAIIILDSIFGFIQEYKAEKSLEKLRSYTSPEARVVRDGKEIQIPSKNLVPGDIVILSEGDRVPADGKLLETQHIELDESILTGESLPVNKEEGQEVNLGMLVTKGRGRMLVESIGMKTKFGQIAQTLTSIEAEKTPLQIQLTKLGRTLSFVAVCIAFLIVPLGLMQGKTLSPLLLLATSIAIAAVPVSLPAVITVALALGTSRMAKRKAIVRKMPSVETLGAVQIILVDKTGTLTENCMKVKKVWARSKESLPHIYQACVLGNTASLIQQAGGTFDIVGDKTDGALLVWAKNNYSTIDKIIAEGKVIDEFVFDAKTKMITTVWQKNGENFTFVRGAPETILERSKLSQQERHEMKKKYEDLAKEGLRIIAFATKTTGGNRMMKREDHEKDLTFLGFVGIYDPPRAEVKTAIAQARKAGIRTIMVTGDNELTALAIGKEIGLIENDEDVITGEELEKISDSDLLPILAKVRIFARTKPHDKLRITTLLQKQGFVVGVTGDGVNDALALKKADVGVAMGESGTDVAKEASDIVIADDNFATIVRAIEEGRTIYRNILKSITYLLTGNTSELFLVFFATLLELPSPLSPTQILWINLVTDGLPALALASDNKDPQALKQKPRNPNVPILTPKRMMLTISTGISLSIFFLLVFGYFYQGTTETVARTVTFNVLVFSHMALAFLVRGRLFLKPSKFLLVTVLATFILQIIVTTTPLFQKIFEIGF, encoded by the coding sequence ATGGAACAGCTTGGCTTAACTACCTACCAAGTACACAAAATCCAACAAATAGTTGGCTTTAACGAAATTCGTACAGAGCAGCAGTTCTCTCCCATTCGACTTTTTCTCTCTCAATTTCCTAGTGTTATTAATGGCATTCTAGCTATTGCTGCTCTGTTTTCCTTCATCATAGGAGACACGCTTGATAGCATATTCATCCTTGCCATTATTATTCTTGATAGTATTTTTGGCTTTATTCAAGAGTATAAGGCAGAAAAATCGCTTGAGAAACTTCGCTCATATACTTCTCCTGAAGCAAGAGTCGTAAGAGATGGCAAAGAAATTCAGATTCCGAGCAAAAATCTTGTCCCTGGCGATATTGTTATCCTTTCCGAAGGAGATCGAGTACCAGCAGACGGAAAACTTCTAGAAACACAACATATTGAACTTGACGAGTCGATTCTCACAGGTGAATCGCTCCCTGTCAATAAAGAAGAAGGACAAGAGGTAAATCTTGGAATGCTCGTCACAAAAGGACGTGGGAGGATGCTCGTTGAGTCTATTGGGATGAAGACAAAGTTTGGGCAAATAGCCCAGACACTTACGTCAATTGAGGCAGAAAAGACACCGCTACAGATACAGTTGACAAAACTTGGTCGAACCCTTTCTTTCGTCGCAGTTTGCATAGCGTTTCTTATTGTTCCTCTTGGATTAATGCAAGGGAAAACCCTTTCTCCACTTCTCCTGTTAGCAACAAGTATTGCAATTGCTGCTGTTCCGGTATCGCTTCCTGCCGTTATTACTGTTGCTCTTGCTCTAGGAACAAGTCGTATGGCAAAAAGAAAAGCTATCGTACGAAAAATGCCATCTGTTGAAACACTTGGAGCAGTACAGATAATCCTCGTTGATAAAACAGGGACATTGACGGAAAATTGTATGAAAGTTAAGAAAGTATGGGCAAGAAGTAAAGAAAGTCTTCCACACATTTACCAAGCATGTGTCCTCGGCAATACTGCATCACTTATTCAACAAGCTGGCGGCACGTTTGATATTGTTGGTGATAAAACGGATGGAGCCCTTCTCGTGTGGGCAAAAAACAACTATAGCACTATCGATAAAATTATTGCAGAAGGAAAAGTTATTGATGAATTTGTCTTTGATGCTAAGACAAAAATGATAACAACAGTCTGGCAAAAAAATGGAGAAAACTTCACGTTTGTACGAGGCGCCCCTGAAACTATACTTGAAAGAAGCAAACTTTCTCAGCAAGAACGTCATGAAATGAAAAAAAAATATGAAGATCTTGCAAAAGAAGGCCTTCGTATTATAGCGTTTGCTACTAAAACAACTGGTGGCAATCGCATGATGAAAAGAGAAGACCATGAAAAAGACCTCACTTTCCTTGGATTTGTAGGAATTTACGATCCTCCTCGCGCAGAGGTTAAAACCGCTATTGCACAAGCACGAAAAGCAGGAATTAGAACCATTATGGTTACAGGAGATAATGAGTTGACAGCTCTTGCTATTGGAAAAGAAATTGGACTTATTGAAAACGATGAAGATGTGATTACAGGGGAAGAGCTTGAGAAGATATCTGATTCAGACCTTCTCCCAATACTTGCAAAAGTACGTATTTTTGCTAGAACAAAGCCGCATGACAAATTAAGGATAACAACACTTCTGCAAAAGCAGGGTTTTGTTGTGGGTGTAACAGGAGATGGTGTCAATGATGCTTTAGCACTCAAAAAGGCAGATGTTGGTGTCGCTATGGGCGAATCAGGGACAGATGTTGCAAAAGAAGCAAGCGATATTGTGATCGCAGATGATAACTTTGCAACAATAGTCAGAGCTATTGAAGAAGGAAGAACCATTTATAGAAATATTCTCAAGTCGATAACCTATCTGCTTACTGGAAATACTTCAGAACTATTTCTTGTCTTCTTTGCAACACTTCTTGAGCTTCCATCTCCTTTATCGCCTACGCAAATTCTTTGGATAAACCTCGTAACAGATGGTCTACCAGCTCTTGCTTTAGCAAGTGACAATAAAGACCCTCAAGCTCTAAAACAAAAACCTAGAAATCCAAATGTCCCCATCCTCACCCCTAAACGTATGATGCTTACAATCTCTACTGGAATTAGCTTAAGTATTTTTTTTCTTCTTGTTTTTGGTTACTTTTACCAAGGGACCACTGAGACAGTTGCTCGGACAGTAACATTTAATGTTCTTGTTTTCTCTCATATGGCACTAGCCTTTTTAGTTCGAGGACGATTATTCCTTAAACCGAGTAAGTTTCTCCTCGTAACAGTACTTGCAACGTTTATATTACAAATAATTGTTACGACAACACCACTTTTCCAGAAGATATTTGAGATAGGATTTTAA
- the ruvB gene encoding Holliday junction ATP-dependent DNA helicase RuvB produces the protein MSKGLKITDRVQEQTPEEEVIITSLRVGSWDEFIGQENTKRSLKIAIEAAKKRGEALEHILLYGPPGLGKTTLSHIIAKEMGSNIRVTSGPAIERAGDLASILTNLEKGDVLFIDEIHRLNKLVEETLYPAMEDYALDIILGKGPSARTLRLDLPQFTIVGATTRVGLISAPLRDRFGVVHRLNFYNPEELGVIIKRAAKKLAVNIDSESIHELSIRSRGTPRIALKLLKRVRDFAQVNAEGKITPKITAEALRMLEIDHLGLDLLDIKYLRSIIEKHNGGPVGIETIASSIAEDIGTLEDMVEPYLLQIGFIKRSPRGRIVTKLAYDHFGLEKKENQSSQQRLL, from the coding sequence ATGTCTAAAGGATTAAAAATAACTGACAGAGTTCAAGAGCAAACGCCAGAAGAGGAAGTGATCATCACCTCTCTTCGTGTTGGAAGTTGGGATGAGTTTATTGGCCAGGAAAATACTAAACGTTCTCTTAAAATTGCGATTGAAGCTGCTAAAAAACGAGGAGAAGCGTTGGAGCACATTTTGCTTTACGGACCCCCGGGATTGGGTAAAACTACCCTTTCACATATTATTGCCAAAGAAATGGGTAGCAATATTCGTGTGACATCAGGTCCTGCCATTGAAAGAGCTGGAGATCTGGCATCAATTCTCACAAATTTGGAAAAAGGAGATGTGTTATTTATTGATGAAATTCATAGATTAAACAAGCTGGTGGAAGAGACACTGTATCCGGCAATGGAGGATTATGCTTTGGATATTATCTTAGGTAAAGGTCCCTCAGCTCGTACTTTAAGACTTGATCTGCCACAGTTTACTATTGTTGGTGCAACTACCAGAGTGGGTCTTATTTCAGCTCCGCTTCGTGATAGATTTGGTGTTGTGCATAGGCTTAATTTTTATAATCCTGAGGAATTAGGTGTGATTATAAAGCGTGCAGCCAAGAAACTCGCTGTTAATATTGATTCTGAAAGCATTCATGAGTTGTCTATTCGATCACGCGGAACTCCTCGTATTGCCCTAAAACTTCTCAAAAGGGTACGCGATTTTGCTCAGGTAAATGCAGAAGGTAAAATAACTCCCAAAATTACAGCAGAGGCTTTAAGAATGCTTGAGATTGATCATTTGGGTCTTGATCTGCTGGATATAAAATATCTGCGATCTATTATAGAGAAGCATAATGGGGGACCAGTGGGTATTGAAACAATCGCTTCCAGTATTGCAGAGGATATAGGGACCCTTGAGGATATGGTTGAGCCTTATCTTCTTCAAATTGGATTTATTAAAAGATCACCTCGAGGTAGGATAGTAACCAAACTTGCATATGACCATTTTGGATTAGAGAAAAAAGAAAATCAATCTTCACAACAGCGTCTTCTTTAA
- a CDS encoding Holliday junction branch migration protein RuvA produces the protein MIGMLQGVITLKDSPIMVIDVHGVGYNVFVSHALFAAHQVGETVKLYTHTYIRDDALELYGFSSPEDLKLFQMLINVSGVGCKSALGIFSIGQRGDIVNAIIKGDVGFFTAVPRLGKKNAQKIIIELKNKLGGVDDLDLSDEVTNEQQEAIAALKNFGFTHHEAQNAIRKITGDGLTTEEIIRLALKELGK, from the coding sequence ATGATTGGCATGCTTCAAGGCGTAATTACATTAAAAGATTCTCCCATAATGGTAATTGATGTTCATGGAGTAGGGTACAATGTGTTTGTATCACACGCATTATTTGCAGCACACCAAGTAGGTGAGACGGTAAAGTTATATACTCATACTTATATACGTGATGATGCTCTCGAATTGTATGGTTTTTCCTCTCCTGAGGATTTAAAGTTATTTCAAATGTTGATTAATGTGTCTGGTGTAGGATGTAAATCCGCTTTGGGTATTTTTTCTATCGGTCAAAGAGGGGACATTGTCAATGCGATTATTAAAGGAGATGTTGGATTTTTTACAGCTGTTCCTAGACTTGGAAAGAAAAATGCTCAAAAAATTATAATTGAGTTGAAAAATAAACTTGGAGGAGTTGATGATCTTGATCTCTCTGATGAGGTTACTAATGAACAACAGGAAGCTATTGCGGCACTTAAAAATTTTGGATTTACTCATCACGAGGCACAGAATGCTATACGCAAGATTACAGGTGATGGATTGACAACAGAAGAAATAATCAGACTAGCGCTTAAGGAATTAGGTAAATAA
- a CDS encoding crossover junction endodeoxyribonuclease RuvC, producing the protein MKILGIDPGLGRMGWGVIGVQRNKNNIEAKNYGCIETDNHLPVEQRLAEIYYKLQAILNNEKPDAIALEELFFNTNAKTAFIVGQARGVVLLLAAQHNLSVGIYTPLQVKIALTGYGRAEKSQIGQMVKILLHLNKIPKPDDTTDALAIALTHAFTLDVKRR; encoded by the coding sequence ATGAAAATTCTTGGAATTGATCCTGGACTTGGTAGAATGGGGTGGGGTGTGATAGGGGTACAAAGAAATAAAAATAATATAGAGGCAAAAAATTATGGATGTATTGAAACTGACAATCATCTTCCTGTTGAACAACGACTTGCTGAGATCTATTACAAGTTACAAGCTATTCTGAATAACGAAAAACCTGATGCAATTGCCCTGGAAGAATTATTTTTTAATACCAATGCGAAGACTGCATTTATCGTTGGTCAAGCACGGGGAGTGGTGCTGCTATTGGCTGCACAACATAATTTATCTGTTGGTATTTATACACCTCTTCAAGTAAAAATTGCTCTTACTGGATACGGTCGCGCAGAAAAATCTCAGATTGGTCAAATGGTAAAAATACTTTTGCATCTTAATAAAATTCCTAAACCTGATGATACTACAGATGCTCTTGCTATTGCTTTAACGCATGCATTTACGCTAGATGTTAAAAGACGCTAA
- the rplY gene encoding 50S ribosomal protein L25, whose translation MKRPTLSATIRTLLGKKVKKLRREGILPANVYGKDIPSTALQVNLKEFTDIYKEVGETGLVDLEVDGKKRPVLIKNVQFEFRNNTPLHADFYQVNLKEKVKSMIPIELVGEAKAVAENIGTLIHPLSEVEVEALPANLPEKIEVNIENLANIDDHILVSDLQVPEGVTILTDPGQVIAKISEIVVEETPQPEAEEGATESAEGAQETTESEEKQSENQEKSE comes from the coding sequence ATGAAACGACCAACACTCTCAGCGACGATACGAACCCTCCTTGGGAAAAAGGTTAAAAAACTTCGAAGAGAGGGCATTCTTCCAGCTAATGTTTATGGAAAAGATATTCCCTCAACTGCACTTCAAGTAAATCTAAAAGAATTCACTGATATCTATAAAGAAGTTGGTGAAACTGGGCTTGTAGATCTGGAAGTAGATGGGAAGAAACGTCCGGTGCTTATCAAAAATGTCCAATTTGAATTCCGGAATAATACTCCTCTACATGCTGATTTCTATCAAGTGAACCTTAAAGAAAAAGTGAAGAGTATGATTCCCATTGAGTTAGTAGGAGAAGCTAAAGCAGTAGCTGAAAATATTGGAACTCTTATTCACCCTCTAAGTGAAGTTGAGGTTGAGGCTCTTCCTGCTAATCTTCCTGAAAAAATTGAGGTTAATATTGAAAATCTAGCCAATATTGATGATCATATACTTGTAAGCGATCTGCAGGTCCCAGAGGGTGTCACAATACTTACGGATCCCGGACAGGTAATTGCCAAAATATCGGAGATTGTGGTGGAGGAAACACCTCAACCAGAAGCTGAAGAGGGTGCCACTGAATCAGCTGAGGGAGCACAAGAGACTACTGAAAGTGAAGAAAAACAGTCTGAAAATCAAGAAAAAAGCGAGTAA
- the valS gene encoding valine--tRNA ligase, translating to MDKVYNHKDVEDKIYKQWEERGYFQPEINPQGQPYCIILPPPNANGDLHFGHAMFTVEDILIRYHRMKGYAALWLPGTDHAGIETQFVFEKKLQAEGKSRFDYDQDTLYQMIFSYVEENKGRIQNQLRKLGFSLDWSREKYTLEPDIKKLVCKTFKKMYDEGLVYRDYRLVNFCTKDGTSFSDLEVIYEERKDPLYYIKYGPLTIATTRPETKFGDTGVAVHPSDKRYQKYIGKEIKIETVLGPATIKVVADTAVDPAFGTGVVKVTPAHDFTDFEIGKRHGLPLKQVIGYDGKLNEHAGKFAGLSVSKARSAIVEEMKRKGLIEKIDEEYVHRVGLCYKCKTVIEPLPKEQWFVKVALLKKIAIEAVRDGKIKIFPKSFESQYFTWLENLRDWNISRQIVWGIRIPAFKNVKTGQWIVTEGEKPQGDEWEQDSDTFDTWFSSGQWPYVTLQTTRAGDFEKFYPTDVLETGYDLLRAWVSRMVMLGLYMTGKVPFKHVLFHGLVNDPYGKKMSKSKGNVVNPLELIERYGADAVRLALIYGNATGNDQSLSYSKLDAARKFTNKLWNMARFIHMKQDQNKTLKKIPSFSELKKLAIHSNDREWVQKVEHLASEITRYIDAYQFNLAAERLYEFIWHEFADKYIEDVKTRINEESLVILVSLFITQLKLLHPFMPFVTEAIYQKLIDSEDSIMISSWPAGR from the coding sequence ATGGATAAGGTTTATAATCATAAAGATGTTGAAGATAAAATTTACAAGCAATGGGAAGAGAGAGGATATTTTCAGCCAGAAATAAATCCTCAAGGACAACCATACTGTATTATTCTTCCTCCACCAAATGCGAATGGCGATCTTCATTTTGGTCATGCTATGTTTACTGTTGAGGATATCTTAATCCGTTATCATCGGATGAAAGGATATGCTGCTTTATGGCTTCCAGGAACGGATCATGCTGGGATTGAGACACAGTTTGTATTTGAAAAAAAACTTCAAGCTGAGGGAAAGTCTCGTTTCGATTATGATCAAGATACGCTTTATCAGATGATCTTCTCTTATGTTGAAGAGAATAAAGGAAGAATTCAGAATCAGCTGCGCAAGCTCGGATTTTCTCTTGATTGGAGCAGAGAGAAGTACACCCTTGAGCCTGATATTAAAAAACTTGTCTGTAAAACTTTTAAAAAAATGTATGATGAAGGATTGGTATATAGAGATTATCGTCTAGTGAATTTCTGCACTAAAGATGGAACATCCTTTTCTGATTTAGAAGTAATCTATGAGGAGAGAAAAGACCCACTTTATTACATAAAATACGGACCACTTACCATCGCAACCACTCGTCCTGAAACAAAATTTGGTGATACTGGAGTTGCTGTTCATCCTTCCGATAAGCGTTATCAAAAGTATATTGGAAAGGAAATTAAAATAGAAACTGTTTTAGGCCCGGCAACGATAAAAGTGGTAGCGGACACAGCTGTTGATCCTGCGTTTGGTACCGGTGTTGTGAAAGTGACACCAGCGCATGATTTCACTGATTTTGAGATTGGCAAACGACATGGACTTCCTTTAAAACAAGTAATTGGCTATGATGGTAAGTTGAATGAACACGCAGGGAAATTTGCCGGTCTCTCAGTGAGTAAGGCGCGATCTGCAATTGTGGAGGAGATGAAGAGAAAGGGTCTTATTGAAAAAATAGACGAGGAGTATGTCCATAGAGTTGGGTTATGTTATAAATGCAAAACAGTTATTGAGCCTCTACCGAAGGAACAGTGGTTCGTTAAAGTTGCATTGCTTAAAAAAATCGCTATTGAAGCAGTGCGTGATGGAAAAATAAAGATTTTCCCAAAATCTTTTGAATCACAGTACTTTACCTGGCTTGAGAATCTTAGAGACTGGAATATCTCTCGTCAGATTGTCTGGGGAATCAGGATTCCAGCTTTTAAAAATGTTAAAACAGGACAATGGATTGTAACTGAGGGCGAAAAACCGCAAGGAGATGAATGGGAACAAGATTCAGATACTTTTGATACCTGGTTTTCCTCGGGTCAATGGCCGTATGTGACACTTCAGACCACACGAGCTGGTGATTTTGAGAAGTTTTACCCAACAGACGTTTTAGAGACAGGATATGATCTTTTGCGCGCGTGGGTGTCGCGAATGGTGATGCTGGGACTATATATGACTGGCAAAGTTCCGTTCAAACATGTTTTATTTCATGGACTGGTAAATGATCCCTATGGCAAAAAAATGAGCAAGAGCAAGGGGAATGTGGTCAATCCTCTAGAACTTATTGAGCGTTATGGTGCTGACGCAGTTAGATTGGCGCTGATCTATGGTAACGCAACCGGAAATGATCAAAGCCTTTCGTATTCCAAGCTTGATGCTGCTCGTAAATTTACAAATAAACTCTGGAATATGGCAAGATTTATTCATATGAAGCAAGATCAAAACAAAACCTTAAAGAAAATTCCTTCATTCAGTGAACTGAAAAAATTAGCAATACACTCAAATGACAGAGAGTGGGTACAGAAAGTAGAACATTTAGCATCAGAGATTACGCGCTATATTGATGCATATCAATTTAATTTGGCAGCAGAAAGATTGTATGAATTTATCTGGCATGAATTTGCAGATAAATATATTGAGGACGTAAAAACGCGAATCAATGAAGAATCATTGGTGATTCTTGTTTCTCTTTTTATAACCCAACTTAAACTTCTGCATCCTTTTATGCCATTTGTTACAGAGGCAATCTATCAAAAGTTAATTGACTCTGAAGACTCAATCATGATTTCTTCCTGGCCTGCTGGTAGGTGA